In one window of Procambarus clarkii isolate CNS0578487 chromosome 63, FALCON_Pclarkii_2.0, whole genome shotgun sequence DNA:
- the LOC123769658 gene encoding uncharacterized protein, producing MSWRRLTTQAWMAAMVLLAQDTATIRITHVRVPETVEAGGEGDLECSWEEDSDNVYSIKWYQGAHEFYRYTPTAAHPVQIFDPPTLDVDKKKSWGGSVHIANVTTAAEGAFHCEVSADGPTFHTASAAATLMVLDLPDEGPVITGVRRQYLAGEGVDLLCTSHRARPAPHLSFTVNSQPASPGWLEPQADVGEAGELITSSLRLRFSLLPRLLRGGEVWVRCLAELPGVYQKETQAVLSTMPPYPASVLGGGATGVRPALIVAGLILVLPFLGILQHP from the exons ACACGGCCACTATCCGCATCACCCACGTGCGGGTACCGGAAACGGTGGAGGCCGGGGGAGAGGGAGACCTGGAGTGCTCGTGGGAGGAGGACAGCGACAACGTGTACTCCATCAAGTGGTACCAGGGAGCCCACGAGTTCTACCGCTACACGCCCACCGCCGCCCACCCCGTCCAGATCTTTGACCCGCCCACCCTCGATGTTGAC AAGAAGAAGTCTTGGGGCGGCAGCGTACACATTGCCAACGTGACCACGGCAGCAGAAGGCGCCTTCCACTGTGAGGTCTCCGCTGACGGGCCCACCTTCCACACCGCCTCCGCGGCTGCCACACTCATGGTCCTTG ACCTGCCTGACGAGGGCCCGGTAATTACAGGTGTGAGGCGACAGTACCTGGCGGGGGAGGGTGTTGACCTGTTGTGCACCTCCCACAGGGCCAGACCTGCCCCCCACCTCTCCTTCACAGTCAACAGTCAGCCG GCGTCGCCAGGGTGGCTGGAGCCGCAAGCGGACGTGGGAGAGGCTGGGGAGCTGATCACCAGCTCCCTGCGGCTGCGGTTCTCCCTCCTGCCGCGCCTGCTGCGGGGCGGCGAGGTGTGGGTGCGGTGCCTTGCGGAGCTGCCAGGCGTATACCAGAAGGAGACCCAGGCTGTCCTCTCCACCATGCCCCCGTACCCGGCCTCCGTCCTGGGTGGTGGGGCTACAG GTGTGAGACCAGCTCTGATCGTCGCTGGTCTGATCTTGGTTCTGCCTTTCCTGGGGATCCTTCAACATCCCTGA